One genomic region from Bufo bufo chromosome 3, aBufBuf1.1, whole genome shotgun sequence encodes:
- the LOC120994239 gene encoding olfactory receptor 52A1-like: MNFTFYPTYFLLVGIPGLEHKHIWISIPFCIIYIFALLGNLMMMVVILTSPRLHQPMFIFLSMLAFNDGLLCTSFAPKVLSIFWVNDRAISFHGCLLQMFFIHAFSTIESGFLVSMAYDRYIAIYWPLRYNSIITSRLVTRLVIALLVRAVVLVGPCLLLIKRFLAFKSNIIAHSYCEHMAVVKLAAADIRVNSIYGLFAAFTVVGGDFLFIFSSYIMIFNVVFHLPSKETRLKAFNTCTPHMCVYLSFYSMALFSFLSHRYGEKIPPYVHIIFSDIYLLFPPLLNPLVYGMKTNLIREEIWKTLRKH; this comes from the coding sequence ATGAATTTCACTTTCTATCCCACCTACTTCCTGCTGGTTGGTATTCCAGGACTAGAACATAAACATATCTGGATCTCAATCCCATTCTGTATCATCTATATTTTTGCATTGCTGGGAAACCTCATGATGATGGTTGTCATCCTCACATCTCCGAGACTCCACCAGCCTATGTTTATATTCCTCTCCATGTTGGCATTTAACGATGGACTCCTTTGTACAAGCTTTGCCCCAAAAGTCTTGTCCATCTTCTGGGTCAATGACAGAGCCATTAGCTTTCATGGATGTCTTCTGCAGATGTTCTTCATTCATGCCTTCTCCACTATTGAATCTGGGTTCTTGGTTTCCATGGCGTATGACCGCTACATTGCTATATATTGGCCTCTCCGGTATAACTCCATAATAACCAGTAGACTGGTAACCAGACTGGTCATCGCTCTTCTGGTCCGGGCAGTTGTTCTGGTTGGACCTTGTCTTCTTTTGATCAAGAGGTTTCTTGCATTCAAATCCAACATCATTGCCCATTCCTACTGTGAGCACATGGCGGTGGTGAAGCTCGCAGCTGCTGATATCCGGGTGAACAGTATATATGGACTATTCGCGGCTTTCACGGTTGTTGGTGGTGATTTTCTCTTCATCTTTTCTTCATATATTATGATTTTCAATGTTGTCTTTCATCTTCCATCTAAAGAAACTCGTCTGAAAGCATTTAACACGTGTACCCCTCATATGTGCGTGTACCTGAGCTTTTACAGCATGGCCTTATTCTCTTTCTTATCCCACCGATATGGTGAGAAGATTCCTCCTTATGTCCACATTATCTTCTCTGACATTTACCTTTTGTTTCCACCCCTGCTCAACCCACTTGTCTATGGGATGAAGACAAACCTGATCCGTGAGGAGATCTGGAAAACCCTAAGGAAGCATTAG